A part of Longimicrobium sp. genomic DNA contains:
- the hisC gene encoding histidinol-phosphate transaminase, with product MTELIDPTESPDVDAALRHVKPSVRSLGAYTLKPYEPRIKLNQNESPYDVPRALKERIQAQLAERPWNRYPPFVASNFIQAVSEATRWPSTGILVANGSNELIQAVLSVTVGPGVSVVIPEPTFTLYRLMTEVNGGTVASVPLKDDLSFDVEAIIGAARETDAAVIVLCTPNNPSGAALGEDEIRCIHDETDALILLDQAYVEFGGFDAIPMLDARPRLVVLRTFSKAMAMAGLRAGYMLAHPSLAAEVHKAKLPYNINFFTEVAAAEVLRCRAELAPMVHEIAAERDRIHEALRAIPGLHVYPSAANFLVFRVESPRITHTELFDRLLAEYGILVRDVSKYPMLDRCLRVNAGTLAENDAFLHAVRTIMTEEQG from the coding sequence ATGACCGAATTAATCGATCCCACTGAGTCCCCTGACGTCGACGCGGCGCTGCGGCACGTAAAGCCGTCGGTGCGGTCCCTGGGCGCGTACACGCTCAAGCCGTACGAGCCGCGCATCAAGCTCAACCAGAACGAGAGCCCGTACGACGTGCCCCGGGCGCTCAAGGAGCGCATCCAGGCCCAGCTCGCCGAGCGGCCGTGGAACCGCTATCCGCCGTTCGTGGCCTCCAACTTCATCCAGGCCGTCAGCGAAGCCACGCGCTGGCCGTCGACGGGCATCCTGGTGGCCAACGGCTCCAACGAGCTGATCCAGGCGGTGCTCTCCGTCACCGTGGGCCCCGGCGTGTCGGTGGTCATCCCCGAGCCCACCTTCACGCTCTACCGGCTGATGACGGAGGTGAACGGCGGCACCGTCGCCTCCGTTCCCCTGAAGGACGACCTGTCGTTCGACGTGGAGGCGATCATCGGCGCCGCGCGCGAGACGGACGCCGCCGTCATCGTCCTCTGCACGCCCAACAATCCCAGCGGTGCGGCGCTGGGTGAAGACGAGATCCGCTGCATTCACGACGAGACGGATGCGCTGATCCTGCTGGACCAGGCGTACGTGGAGTTCGGCGGGTTCGACGCCATTCCCATGCTGGATGCGCGCCCCCGGCTGGTGGTGCTGCGCACCTTCAGCAAGGCGATGGCGATGGCGGGGCTGCGCGCGGGGTACATGCTGGCCCATCCGTCTCTCGCCGCGGAGGTGCACAAGGCCAAGCTGCCGTACAACATCAACTTCTTCACCGAAGTGGCCGCTGCCGAGGTGCTGCGCTGCCGCGCCGAGCTGGCGCCCATGGTGCACGAGATCGCGGCGGAGCGCGACCGCATCCACGAAGCACTGCGCGCGATCCCCGGCCTCCACGTGTATCCCAGCGCGGCCAACTTCCTGGTGTTCCGCGTGGAGTCGCCCCGGATTACGCACACGGAATTGTTCGATCGGCTGCTGGCGGAGTACGGAATCCTGGTGCGCGACGTATCCAAGTATCCCATGCTCGACAGGTGCCTGCGCGTGAACGCAGGTACGCTGGCGGAGAACGACGCGTTCCTGCACGCGGTCCGTACGATCATGACGGAGGAACAGGGATGA
- the hisB gene encoding imidazoleglycerol-phosphate dehydratase HisB: MSRTGERQRKTRETEIRVRIDLDGTGEASVRTGVGFFDHMLDALARHGMFSLEVECAGDLHIDAHHTVEDVGIALGGAFLDALGDKRGIVRYADATVPLDEALVRAVVDVSGRPFLHFDVPLPMDQPMIGQFDAALSAEFWRGFAMEARLTMHLDGLRGDNAHHVVEATFKAAARALDAATRMDERRAGEVPSTKGAL; encoded by the coding sequence ATGAGCCGCACGGGAGAGCGCCAGCGGAAGACGCGCGAAACGGAGATCCGCGTCCGCATCGACCTGGACGGGACGGGCGAAGCCAGCGTCCGCACGGGGGTCGGGTTCTTCGACCACATGCTGGACGCGCTGGCCCGCCACGGCATGTTCAGCCTGGAGGTGGAGTGCGCGGGCGACCTTCACATCGACGCGCACCACACGGTGGAAGACGTGGGAATCGCGCTGGGCGGCGCCTTCCTGGACGCGCTGGGCGACAAGCGCGGCATCGTGCGCTACGCGGACGCGACCGTACCGCTGGACGAGGCGCTGGTCCGCGCCGTGGTGGACGTGTCAGGCCGGCCGTTCCTGCACTTCGACGTGCCCCTGCCGATGGACCAGCCGATGATCGGCCAGTTCGACGCGGCGCTCTCTGCCGAGTTCTGGCGCGGATTCGCCATGGAGGCGCGCTTGACCATGCACCTGGACGGGCTGCGCGGCGACAACGCGCATCACGTGGTGGAGGCCACCTTCAAGGCCGCAGCGCGCGCGCTGGACGCCGCCACCCGCATGGATGAGCGCCGCGCGGGCGAGGTGCCCTCCACCAAGGGCGCGCTGTGA
- the hisH gene encoding imidazole glycerol phosphate synthase subunit HisH has translation MTRPHVVLLDYGAGNLRSVAKAFEHEGAAVTMTDDPAVARAADRLVLPGQGHFGQCMTRLEEKGLGDAIREHVAAGRPFIGICVGMQLLYEGSDEAPGVSGLGMLAGTVRRIPTDLPLPHVGWNSVEFIRGAEADPVLAGVAGPEPRWFYHVHSFAVMEDDSETVLGRCRYDAAFASIVGRNNVWGIQFHPEKSQEDGLRILGNFSRL, from the coding sequence GTGACCCGTCCGCACGTCGTTCTGCTGGACTACGGCGCGGGAAACCTGCGCTCCGTCGCCAAGGCGTTCGAGCACGAGGGCGCGGCCGTCACGATGACGGACGACCCCGCCGTGGCGCGCGCGGCCGACCGGCTCGTGCTGCCCGGCCAGGGGCACTTCGGGCAGTGCATGACGCGGCTGGAGGAGAAAGGGCTGGGCGACGCCATCCGCGAGCACGTGGCGGCCGGACGGCCCTTCATTGGCATCTGCGTGGGGATGCAGCTGCTGTACGAGGGCAGCGACGAGGCGCCGGGGGTGAGCGGCCTGGGGATGCTGGCCGGCACCGTGCGCCGCATTCCCACGGACCTGCCGCTGCCGCACGTGGGGTGGAACTCGGTGGAGTTCATCCGCGGCGCCGAGGCCGATCCCGTGCTGGCTGGCGTGGCGGGGCCGGAGCCGCGCTGGTTCTACCACGTGCACTCGTTCGCCGTGATGGAGGATGACAGCGAGACCGTTTTGGGCCGCTGCCGGTACGACGCCGCCTTCGCCAGCATCGTGGGGCGCAACAACGTGTGGGGAATCCAGTTCCACCCCGAAAAGAGCCAGGAAGACGGGCTGCGGATCCTGGGGAACTTCTCGCGGCTCTGA
- a CDS encoding type II toxin-antitoxin system VapC family toxin produces MRFLLDTNVLSETVRQRPNLGVTEWINAQPPNELAISVLSYGEIRRGVILRPPGPRTDMLWLWLGEQLPVNYKDRTIPVDEAIALEWGRISADAVRTGRGLPESDGLLVATAIVLNLTLVTRNERHCAGWGAPLINPWSGETRD; encoded by the coding sequence ATGCGCTTCCTCCTCGACACGAACGTGCTCTCCGAGACGGTGCGCCAACGCCCCAACCTGGGCGTGACTGAATGGATCAACGCTCAGCCTCCGAACGAACTCGCGATTAGTGTGCTCTCGTACGGGGAGATCCGGCGGGGCGTGATTCTCCGCCCTCCAGGCCCGCGTACCGACATGCTCTGGCTGTGGCTGGGGGAGCAACTCCCGGTGAACTACAAGGACCGGACGATCCCCGTAGACGAGGCGATTGCGCTGGAGTGGGGACGAATCTCCGCGGACGCGGTTCGCACCGGCCGCGGGCTCCCCGAATCGGATGGCCTGCTTGTCGCGACGGCGATCGTGCTGAACCTGACGCTGGTCACCCGCAACGAGCGGCACTGCGCGGGGTGGGGCGCACCGCTCATCAACCCGTGGTCTGGCGAAACGCGTGACTGA
- the dapF gene encoding diaminopimelate epimerase, whose amino-acid sequence MTDFFKGHGLGNDYVALAMEGLGFELTPPAVRLLCDRHTGVGSDGILARVPSSAADFGVRIFNPDGSEAEKSGNGLRIFAAYLLEQGDVEERAPFTVETPGGIVRMEVLQVSSDGVLSVEVEMGTATFRSADVGLPGPDRETEDEPLELASGDVVRINTVSIGNPHCVVFADELDLDDLRRRAPQISTHPNFERGVNVQFAVPMEPDGVEAWVWERGAGETRASGSSACAVAAAAVRRGMVSERQVAVRMPGGTLHVHVRDDWSLVLRGPVESVYRGTLTEGMLRRLEILG is encoded by the coding sequence GTGACTGATTTCTTCAAGGGACATGGCTTAGGCAACGACTACGTCGCCCTGGCGATGGAGGGCCTGGGCTTCGAGTTGACGCCGCCCGCCGTGCGCCTGCTCTGCGACCGGCACACGGGAGTGGGCTCCGATGGCATCCTGGCGCGCGTCCCCTCGTCCGCCGCCGACTTCGGCGTGCGCATCTTCAACCCCGACGGCAGCGAGGCCGAGAAGAGCGGCAACGGCCTGCGCATCTTCGCAGCGTACCTGCTGGAGCAGGGCGACGTGGAAGAGCGCGCGCCCTTCACGGTGGAAACGCCCGGCGGAATCGTGCGCATGGAGGTGCTGCAGGTGTCGAGCGACGGCGTGCTGTCGGTGGAGGTGGAGATGGGCACCGCCACCTTCCGCAGCGCCGACGTGGGCCTTCCCGGGCCGGACCGCGAAACGGAGGACGAGCCGCTGGAACTGGCGTCGGGCGACGTGGTGCGCATCAACACCGTGTCCATCGGCAACCCGCACTGCGTGGTGTTCGCCGACGAGCTGGACCTGGACGACCTGCGCCGCCGGGCGCCGCAGATCAGCACCCACCCGAACTTCGAGCGCGGCGTCAACGTGCAGTTCGCCGTGCCGATGGAGCCGGACGGGGTGGAGGCCTGGGTGTGGGAGCGCGGGGCGGGCGAGACGCGCGCCTCCGGGTCCAGCGCCTGCGCGGTGGCCGCGGCGGCGGTGAGGCGCGGCATGGTGTCGGAGCGGCAGGTGGCGGTGCGCATGCCGGGGGGCACCCTGCACGTGCACGTGCGCGACGACTGGTCGCTCGTGCTGCGGGGCCCGGTGGAGTCCGTCTATCGCGGCACGCTCACGGAAGGGATGCTGCGCCGGTTGGAGATTTTGGGATGA